The proteins below come from a single Tissierella sp. MB52-C2 genomic window:
- a CDS encoding SHOCT domain-containing protein, translated as MMGYGMMGGLGMIIPTILIGLVIYAVVKLSQNGGENNNNQKERNDALDILKLRYANGEISEEEYIQKKKILRD; from the coding sequence ATGATGGGATATGGAATGATGGGAGGACTTGGAATGATTATTCCAACGATACTCATAGGATTAGTTATATATGCGGTGGTTAAATTATCACAAAATGGCGGTGAAAACAATAACAATCAAAAGGAAAGAAATGATGCCCTTGATATTTTAAAATTAAGATATGCCAATGGCGAAATTTCAGAGGAAGAATATATCCAAAAAAAGAAAATCTTAAGAGATTAA